A part of Streptomyces sp. NBC_01235 genomic DNA contains:
- a CDS encoding tetratricopeptide repeat protein: protein MNHDWEDRVTAAWATFDEYPEERAADFRAVIDALVAELPEGSPLGPFEQACAWDSTGHSDKAAPLYREALARGLSDVSGYKGRRAKIQLSSSLRNIGQAEEGVKLLTPELDGPSDELDDAVRACLALCLSSLGRDREGLSLVLGALAPHLPRYQRSMANYARALTDPQE from the coding sequence GTGAACCATGACTGGGAAGATCGCGTGACCGCCGCCTGGGCCACCTTCGACGAGTACCCGGAGGAGCGGGCCGCCGACTTCCGCGCCGTGATCGACGCGCTCGTCGCCGAACTCCCCGAGGGCAGCCCGCTCGGCCCCTTCGAGCAGGCCTGCGCCTGGGACTCGACCGGCCACAGCGACAAGGCGGCACCCCTCTACCGGGAGGCGCTCGCCCGTGGCCTGAGCGACGTCAGCGGTTACAAGGGACGTCGGGCGAAGATCCAGCTCTCCAGTTCCCTCCGCAACATCGGACAGGCCGAGGAGGGCGTCAAGCTCCTCACCCCCGAACTGGACGGCCCGTCCGACGAGTTGGACGACGCCGTACGCGCCTGTCTGGCGCTGTGCCTGTCGAGTCTGGGCCGCGACCGCGAGGGCCTGTCCCTGGTCCTCGGCGCGCTGGCGCCCCATCTGCCGCGCTACCAGCGCTCGATGGCGAACTACGCACGGGCGCTGACCGACCCGCAGGAGTGA